In a genomic window of Coprococcus eutactus:
- a CDS encoding 3'-5' exoribonuclease YhaM family protein, with protein sequence MVFITDFNEGDMISNVYLCKNKQTGTTKSGKTYYNLELVDKTGSIAGKVWELSNAIGHFEAKNFIKVDGQVTSFNNELQLNIKKIRIADEGEYVEADYMPCTKKDIEQMYKDLMALVESLDKDYYKVLLKKFFAEDPAFVKEFKNHSAAKSIHHGYIGGLLEHSLAVAKMCDYYTTYYPVLNRDLLITAALLHDIGKVYEISKFPENDYTDAGQLLGHIVMGTMMIRDKINTIDNFPAKAANELEHCILAHHGELEYGSPKKPALIEALALSMADNTDAKIQTFIQELDAAKDNNGWLGFNRALQSNIRKTS encoded by the coding sequence ATGGTATTTATAACAGATTTCAACGAAGGCGACATGATATCGAATGTCTATCTCTGCAAGAACAAGCAGACAGGAACTACAAAATCAGGAAAGACATATTACAACCTGGAGCTTGTGGATAAGACCGGAAGCATAGCCGGAAAAGTCTGGGAGCTGAGCAATGCTATAGGGCACTTTGAGGCAAAGAATTTCATCAAGGTGGATGGTCAGGTGACATCATTTAACAATGAGCTTCAGCTCAACATCAAGAAGATCAGGATCGCAGACGAGGGAGAGTACGTTGAGGCTGATTATATGCCATGTACCAAGAAGGATATAGAGCAGATGTACAAGGACCTGATGGCACTCGTAGAGTCACTCGACAAGGATTACTACAAGGTGCTTCTGAAGAAATTCTTCGCCGAAGATCCTGCATTTGTCAAGGAATTCAAGAATCATTCGGCTGCAAAGTCGATACATCACGGATACATAGGAGGCTTACTTGAGCACTCACTGGCAGTTGCCAAGATGTGTGACTACTACACCACATATTATCCGGTGCTCAACAGGGATCTGCTGATCACAGCGGCACTTCTCCACGACATTGGCAAGGTCTACGAGATCTCCAAGTTCCCTGAGAACGACTACACAGACGCAGGTCAGCTTCTGGGACACATTGTCATGGGAACGATGATGATCCGCGATAAGATCAATACCATAGACAATTTCCCTGCAAAGGCGGCAAATGAGCTGGAGCACTGCATACTGGCTCACCACGGAGAGCTTGAGTACGGCTCACCAAAGAAGCCGGCACTCATCGAGGCACTGGCACTGTCCATGGCGGACAACACAGACGCCAAGATCCAGACATTTATTCAGGAGCTGGATGCGGCAAAGGACAACAATGGCTGGCTGGGCTTCAACAGAGCTCTCCAGTCCAACATCCGAAAGACGTCATAG
- the rlmD gene encoding 23S rRNA (uracil(1939)-C(5))-methyltransferase RlmD gives MSDIRNNRRPKNNRRVNGVQRKKAVEAVNSASSVVRTSETDATNTGEVTLVKNEDYQVLIEDMGNDGEGIGHVQGMTVFVKDAVVGDLAEVKIVKVKKNIAYGRLMKLITPSPYRVEPVCDKAKRCGGCTMQQVSYEQQLEYKWNKVKNCLQRIGKMENVEAIMEKPAYGMDDPFHYRNKAQFPVGRDKNGDVVIGFYAGRSHDIIDTESCAIGAPVNDQIVAIVRSFIEDNHISTYDEETGRGLVRHILIRVGFTTKEIMVCLVTNGNKLPHSEILIDELVKIDGMTSICLNVNMENTNRILGDKCITLWGQSYITDYIGDIKYQISPLSFYQVNPVQTNVLYNKALEYADLSGDETVWDMYCGIGTISLFLAQKAKKVYGVEIVPQAIDDARHNAEINGITNAEFFVGKAEEVVPDIYKKGGDGSHADVVVVDPPRKGCDQVLLDTLVHMAPERIVYVSCDPATLARDVKILQEKGYVANKVAVVDQFCHSGHVESVCLLSRKDK, from the coding sequence ATGTCAGATATTAGGAACAATAGGAGACCTAAGAACAATAGACGAGTAAATGGTGTGCAGAGAAAAAAAGCTGTGGAGGCAGTGAATAGTGCAAGTTCAGTTGTTAGAACATCCGAAACGGATGCGACAAATACTGGTGAAGTCACACTTGTCAAAAATGAGGATTATCAGGTGCTCATCGAGGACATGGGCAATGACGGAGAGGGCATTGGACACGTTCAGGGCATGACTGTATTTGTCAAGGATGCCGTGGTGGGCGATCTGGCGGAGGTGAAGATCGTCAAGGTGAAGAAGAACATAGCCTACGGAAGATTGATGAAGCTCATCACACCATCGCCATACCGCGTGGAGCCGGTGTGCGACAAGGCGAAACGATGCGGCGGATGCACCATGCAACAGGTTTCCTATGAGCAGCAGCTCGAATACAAGTGGAACAAGGTGAAGAACTGTCTGCAGAGGATCGGCAAGATGGAGAACGTGGAAGCCATCATGGAAAAGCCAGCCTACGGCATGGATGATCCATTCCACTACAGGAATAAGGCACAGTTTCCTGTCGGTAGGGATAAGAACGGTGATGTGGTCATCGGATTCTACGCAGGAAGAAGCCATGACATCATAGACACAGAGAGCTGTGCCATCGGTGCACCTGTGAATGACCAAATAGTTGCTATCGTCAGAAGCTTCATTGAGGACAATCACATATCGACCTACGACGAGGAGACTGGAAGAGGTCTGGTCAGACATATCCTTATCAGAGTTGGATTTACCACCAAGGAGATCATGGTGTGTCTGGTGACAAATGGCAACAAGCTTCCGCACAGTGAGATTTTGATAGATGAACTGGTTAAGATAGACGGCATGACATCCATTTGCCTGAATGTCAACATGGAGAATACGAACCGTATACTCGGTGATAAGTGCATAACCCTTTGGGGACAGTCATACATCACGGACTATATCGGTGACATCAAATATCAGATATCCCCATTGTCCTTCTATCAGGTAAATCCTGTCCAGACAAATGTCCTGTACAACAAGGCTTTGGAGTATGCGGATCTGTCAGGCGATGAGACCGTGTGGGATATGTACTGCGGAATAGGAACCATATCCTTGTTCCTCGCACAGAAGGCAAAGAAGGTATACGGAGTGGAGATCGTTCCACAGGCTATAGATGATGCAAGACACAACGCCGAGATCAACGGGATCACAAATGCCGAGTTCTTTGTCGGCAAGGCAGAGGAAGTCGTTCCAGATATATATAAGAAGGGTGGCGACGGCTCCCACGCGGACGTCGTGGTCGTAGACCCACCACGAAAGGGCTGTGATCAGGTTCTTCTGGACACTCTGGTCCACATGGCGCCGGAACGTATCGTCTACGTGAGCTGCGACCCGGCAACCCTGGCAAGGGATGTGAAGATACTTCAGGAGAAGGGGTATGTGGCGAATAAGGTGGCGGTTGTTGATCAGTTTTGTCACAGCGGGCATGTGGAGAGCGTGTGCTTGCTGTCAA